The Streptomyces sp. DH-12 genome has a window encoding:
- a CDS encoding LysR family transcriptional regulator, giving the protein MATLRQLEYLVAIVDAGSFTRAAERLNVTQPGLSHQFLALEREVGGPLLERLPRGVRLTSAGRSMLPHARAALAEAGRATLSARRAAGVSTGELHLATLYSVSAGVLPAVLGLWRKRHPGVRVRLFEYRSSDELAQAMVAGVADLAVGPLPDRWEGTARHLGTEEFVVVTAADDPLTGPGTAARVRLADLADRAWVHFTPDSGLARFLDDACARAGFRPHAAVRTEQAAAAVGYAAAGLGPTLVPASSVPRHFPEAVLRPDPPVTRVLTGYTRTSPDSVAASFLDLLEEHAALMPRHVARRLDLRPRTS; this is encoded by the coding sequence ATGGCGACTTTGCGACAACTGGAGTATCTGGTGGCGATCGTGGACGCTGGCTCGTTCACGCGGGCCGCAGAGCGGCTGAACGTGACGCAGCCGGGGCTCTCCCACCAGTTCCTGGCTCTGGAACGGGAGGTCGGCGGCCCCCTGCTGGAACGTCTGCCCCGCGGGGTGCGGCTGACGTCCGCCGGACGGTCCATGCTCCCGCACGCCCGCGCCGCCCTCGCCGAGGCCGGCCGGGCCACGCTCTCCGCGCGCCGCGCGGCGGGTGTGTCCACGGGCGAACTCCATCTGGCCACGCTGTACTCCGTCAGCGCCGGCGTGCTGCCCGCCGTCCTCGGCCTCTGGCGCAAGCGGCACCCGGGCGTCCGGGTCCGCCTGTTCGAGTACCGGAGCTCGGACGAGCTGGCCCAGGCCATGGTGGCCGGCGTCGCCGATCTCGCCGTGGGTCCGCTGCCCGACCGGTGGGAGGGCACCGCCCGGCATCTCGGCACCGAGGAGTTCGTGGTGGTCACCGCCGCCGACGACCCCCTGACCGGTCCGGGGACCGCGGCGCGCGTACGGCTGGCGGACCTCGCCGACCGGGCGTGGGTGCACTTCACCCCGGACAGCGGGCTCGCGCGGTTCCTCGACGACGCCTGCGCGCGGGCGGGCTTCCGGCCCCATGCCGCGGTCCGCACCGAACAGGCGGCGGCTGCCGTCGGGTACGCCGCCGCCGGTCTGGGGCCCACGCTGGTGCCGGCCAGCAGCGTCCCCCGCCACTTCCCGGAGGCGGTGCTGCGTCCGGACCCGCCGGTCACCCGGGTCCTGACCGGATACACCCGCACCAGCCCGGACTCCGTCGCCGCCTCCTTCCTGGACCTGCTGGAGGAACACGCGGCCCTGATGCCCCGGCACGTGGCGCGGCGGCTGGATCTGCGGCCCCGGACCTCCTGA
- the opcA gene encoding glucose-6-phosphate dehydrogenase assembly protein OpcA, producing MKTDLTDTTAGAVERALVQGRRAIGTPAVGMVLTLVIVTDEENAYDAVKAAEDASREHPSRTLVVIRRQARGTHDRPRPRLDAEVRLGAEAGTGETVVLRMYGDVAQHAESVVLPLLLPDAPVVVWWPVDAPDNPSKDPLGALAQRRITDLYAVENPMETLSKRVNAYAPGDTDLAWTRLTLWRSTLAAALDQARMRVTSATVEAEAGNPAAELLARWLEVRLHVSVERAVSDGPAVTAVRLDSAAGEIVVDRPEGPVATLILPDQPPRTLALKVRSTAELIAEELRRLDADEMYAVALRGEGTEETPVHV from the coding sequence ATGAAGACAGACCTCACGGACACCACGGCGGGTGCCGTCGAACGTGCCCTCGTGCAGGGCCGTCGCGCCATCGGCACCCCGGCCGTCGGCATGGTGCTCACGCTGGTCATCGTCACGGACGAGGAGAACGCCTACGACGCGGTCAAGGCTGCCGAGGACGCCTCCCGGGAACACCCCTCGCGGACCCTGGTGGTCATCAGACGGCAGGCCCGGGGGACCCATGACCGCCCACGTCCCCGCCTGGACGCGGAAGTCCGCCTCGGCGCGGAGGCCGGCACCGGCGAGACGGTCGTGCTGCGCATGTACGGCGATGTCGCGCAGCACGCCGAATCGGTCGTCCTGCCGCTGCTGCTCCCCGACGCGCCGGTGGTCGTGTGGTGGCCGGTGGACGCCCCGGACAACCCCTCCAAGGACCCACTGGGCGCGCTCGCGCAGCGCCGGATCACCGACCTGTACGCGGTCGAGAACCCGATGGAGACTTTGAGTAAGCGGGTGAACGCTTACGCCCCCGGCGACACCGACCTCGCCTGGACCCGGCTGACGCTGTGGCGCTCGACGCTGGCCGCCGCCTTGGACCAAGCACGGATGAGGGTCACCTCGGCGACCGTGGAGGCCGAGGCCGGCAACCCGGCCGCCGAGCTGCTGGCCCGCTGGCTGGAGGTCCGGCTGCACGTCAGCGTGGAGCGTGCGGTCAGCGACGGTCCGGCCGTCACCGCCGTACGGCTGGACAGCGCCGCAGGCGAGATCGTCGTCGACCGGCCCGAGGGTCCGGTGGCCACGCTGATCCTCCCTGACCAGCCGCCGCGCACGCTGGCGCTGAAGGTCCGCTCCACCGCAGAACTCATCGCCGAGGAACTCAGGCGCCTCGACGCGGACGAGATGTACGCCGTCGCCCTGCGCGGCGAAGGCACTGAGGAGACCCCCGTTCATGTCTGA
- a CDS encoding alpha/beta hydrolase — protein sequence MYVDAPNQVIEAASGVRYAYRRTGAASSPSPPLLLLQHYRGTLDGWDPALIDALAAERDVITLDNAGVGLSTGQACRTVRDLARDTLAFMDALGLRQADVLGYSMGGFTAQEVALLRPSAVRRLVLAATAPRGGPCIEGYPEDIVAHTDVDRLNIQDYLYAFFNHTETSQRSGLGFVGRYIEREEDRDLPVPAEVRAAQYEAVVEWGVPDPAALERLSAVTHPTFVAGGDNDRVIPSSAAHLLGGLLPRARVKVYPDSGHGFLFQHHEEFARDVRDFLR from the coding sequence ATGTATGTCGACGCCCCGAACCAGGTGATCGAAGCCGCGAGCGGTGTGCGGTACGCCTACCGCCGCACCGGCGCGGCCAGCTCCCCGTCGCCGCCGCTCCTCCTGCTCCAGCACTACCGGGGCACACTCGACGGCTGGGACCCGGCGCTCATCGACGCGCTGGCCGCCGAACGCGACGTCATCACCCTGGACAACGCGGGGGTCGGACTCAGCACCGGACAGGCGTGCCGCACCGTGCGCGACCTGGCCCGGGACACCCTCGCCTTCATGGACGCCCTCGGCCTGCGGCAGGCGGACGTCCTCGGCTACTCCATGGGGGGCTTCACCGCACAGGAGGTGGCGCTGCTGCGCCCGTCCGCGGTCCGCCGGCTGGTCCTCGCGGCCACCGCACCGCGCGGGGGTCCGTGCATCGAGGGGTACCCCGAGGACATCGTGGCCCACACCGACGTCGACCGGCTCAACATCCAGGACTACCTGTACGCCTTCTTCAACCACACTGAGACGAGCCAGCGCAGCGGCCTGGGCTTCGTCGGCCGGTACATCGAGCGCGAGGAGGACCGGGACCTGCCGGTCCCGGCGGAGGTCCGGGCGGCGCAGTACGAGGCGGTGGTCGAGTGGGGCGTCCCCGACCCCGCCGCCCTGGAGCGGCTCTCGGCGGTCACCCACCCCACGTTCGTGGCCGGTGGCGACAACGACCGCGTGATCCCGTCGAGCGCGGCCCATCTGCTGGGCGGACTGCTGCCCCGGGCCCGAGTGAAGGTCTACCCGGACTCGGGCCACGGGTTCCTCTTCCAGCACCATGAGGAGTTCGCGCGGGACGTACGGGACTTCCTGCGCTGA
- a CDS encoding DNA starvation/stationary phase protection protein, translating to MSIISSPLPDAERAVTGTALQSTLVDLLDLSLVAKQAHWNLYGPRFRTIHQQLDEVVTTARDYADQVAERAAALGISPDGRAATVAAGSGLPGFPQGWITDDDAVEALVRSFAVLIDRLRARIEATGTADPVTQDLLIGLTAEIEKQSWMFQAENRG from the coding sequence ATGAGCATCATCTCCAGTCCGCTGCCGGACGCGGAGCGCGCAGTGACCGGAACGGCCCTCCAGAGCACCCTGGTCGACCTGCTCGACCTCTCCCTGGTGGCCAAGCAGGCCCACTGGAACCTCTACGGACCGCGCTTCCGCACCATCCACCAGCAACTGGACGAGGTGGTCACCACCGCACGCGACTACGCGGACCAGGTGGCCGAGCGGGCCGCGGCCCTGGGCATCAGCCCGGACGGGCGGGCCGCGACCGTCGCGGCCGGCAGTGGGCTCCCGGGCTTTCCGCAGGGGTGGATCACCGACGACGACGCGGTAGAGGCACTGGTCCGTTCCTTCGCCGTTCTCATCGACCGTCTGCGTGCGCGGATCGAGGCCACGGGGACGGCCGACCCGGTCACCCAGGACCTGCTGATCGGGCTCACGGCCGAGATCGAGAAGCAGAGCTGGATGTTCCAGGCGGAGAACCGAGGCTGA
- a CDS encoding WhiB family transcriptional regulator, producing MRSALARPIWEEALCRTVDPELFFPVGEAGAAAVQTAEAKRICGRCPLTRACREWALSEGEDSGVWGGLSEQERRVMRRAAARRRYRRSARAA from the coding sequence GTGAGGAGCGCGCTCGCGCGACCGATCTGGGAGGAGGCGCTGTGCCGCACCGTGGACCCGGAGCTGTTCTTCCCGGTGGGTGAGGCGGGGGCCGCGGCCGTCCAGACCGCGGAGGCGAAGCGCATCTGCGGACGGTGCCCGCTGACCCGGGCCTGCCGGGAGTGGGCGCTGAGCGAAGGGGAGGACAGCGGTGTGTGGGGAGGCCTCAGCGAGCAGGAGCGCCGGGTCATGCGCCGTGCCGCCGCGCGGCGGAGGTACCGCCGGTCCGCCCGTGCAGCCTGA
- a CDS encoding SsgA family sporulation/cell division regulator: MSQQSWARGTEDPLTLDVTLHNLFAPAENASVSCRFTFDPAAPFSVRLDLMTPSAPRISWVVGRDLLMQGTEGLSGEADVKIWPSRRHDDTPFLYLRLERTDASAAFMTELAPIRAWLERTYDLVPRGGESRLVDWDALACGLLPPC; encoded by the coding sequence ATGAGTCAGCAGTCGTGGGCACGCGGCACCGAGGACCCCCTGACGCTCGACGTCACCCTCCACAACCTGTTCGCGCCGGCGGAGAACGCCTCGGTGTCCTGCCGGTTCACCTTCGACCCGGCGGCCCCCTTCTCCGTGCGGCTCGACCTCATGACGCCGTCGGCACCGCGGATCTCCTGGGTCGTCGGGCGCGACCTGCTGATGCAGGGGACCGAAGGGCTCAGCGGCGAGGCGGACGTCAAGATCTGGCCGTCCCGGCGGCACGACGACACGCCGTTCCTGTACCTGCGCCTGGAGCGGACCGACGCCTCGGCCGCGTTCATGACCGAGCTGGCTCCGATCCGGGCGTGGCTGGAGCGGACGTACGACCTCGTCCCCAGGGGCGGCGAAAGCCGGCTGGTCGACTGGGACGCGCTGGCCTGCGGCCTGCTGCCGCCCTGCTGA
- a CDS encoding glycine betaine ABC transporter substrate-binding protein, which translates to MSEYRNDAIVTVGNIALSFHRAAAAVTRRILEKHGHQVRSVEAPHERVFRLQEEDAVDVLVSAWLPSSHDIYLSRYTDRVRVLTPHYEPYCVWAVPPYVPEEAVGEVADLLRPEVAERMTTTIQGINPGAGISRFSARMVREYGLDRAGYGFMPGTEIDFVARLDRGVADREWFVVPLWRPQYLNRLHGLRTLAEPKGLLGTVDGAAPVITHEALDRIDPAAVAELDALHLGNEGVEEIDSLISVDGLTPLEAADRFLAARR; encoded by the coding sequence ATGTCCGAGTACCGAAACGATGCCATCGTCACCGTGGGCAACATCGCGCTCTCCTTCCACCGGGCGGCCGCCGCGGTCACCCGCCGCATACTGGAGAAGCACGGCCATCAGGTGCGCAGTGTCGAGGCACCGCACGAGCGCGTGTTCCGCCTCCAGGAAGAAGACGCGGTGGACGTCCTGGTGTCGGCCTGGCTGCCGTCCAGCCATGACATCTACCTCTCCCGGTACACCGACCGCGTCCGCGTACTGACGCCGCACTACGAGCCGTACTGTGTCTGGGCGGTACCGCCGTACGTGCCCGAGGAGGCGGTCGGCGAGGTGGCGGACCTGCTCCGGCCCGAGGTGGCGGAACGGATGACGACCACCATCCAGGGCATCAACCCGGGAGCCGGCATCAGCCGCTTCTCCGCCCGGATGGTCCGCGAGTACGGCCTGGACCGGGCGGGATACGGGTTCATGCCGGGCACCGAGATCGACTTCGTCGCCCGCCTCGACCGGGGTGTCGCCGACCGGGAGTGGTTCGTCGTCCCGCTGTGGCGGCCCCAGTACCTGAACCGGCTGCACGGACTGCGGACCCTCGCCGAACCGAAGGGGCTGCTCGGCACCGTCGACGGCGCCGCCCCCGTCATCACGCACGAGGCGCTGGACCGGATCGACCCCGCCGCCGTCGCCGAGCTGGACGCCCTGCACCTGGGCAACGAGGGCGTGGAGGAGATCGACAGCCTCATCAGCGTGGACGGTCTCACCCCCCTGGAGGCGGCCGACCGCTTCCTCGCCGCACGGCGTTGA
- a CDS encoding histidine phosphatase family protein, whose translation MGELLLIRHGETEWTRSRRHTSFTDVPLTAAGEAQARALEPLLAGHRIGEALVSPARRAVRTALLAGLTRLTEDTDLREWDYGGYEGVTTVDIHRSRPGWNLWTDGVPRSSDGRQGEGPDAVAARADRVLARVEPWLAAPDAKDVVLVAHAHFLRVLTARYLGLPASAGGLFVLGTGSLSRLGREHGRAALMAWNTTGTAVPQAVG comes from the coding sequence GTGGGAGAGCTGCTGCTGATCCGGCACGGTGAGACCGAGTGGACGCGCTCGCGCAGGCACACCAGCTTCACCGACGTCCCCCTCACGGCGGCGGGAGAGGCGCAGGCGCGTGCGCTGGAGCCGCTGCTGGCCGGTCACCGGATCGGCGAGGCGCTGGTGAGTCCGGCACGGCGTGCCGTGCGCACCGCGTTGCTGGCGGGCCTGACACGGCTGACGGAAGACACCGACCTGCGCGAGTGGGACTACGGCGGCTACGAGGGCGTCACCACCGTGGACATCCACCGCAGTCGTCCCGGCTGGAACCTGTGGACCGACGGTGTGCCGCGGTCCTCGGACGGCCGTCAAGGGGAAGGCCCCGACGCGGTCGCCGCGCGTGCCGACCGGGTGCTCGCTCGGGTGGAGCCGTGGCTGGCCGCCCCGGACGCGAAGGACGTGGTCCTCGTCGCCCACGCCCACTTCCTGCGAGTCCTCACCGCCCGGTACCTCGGTCTCCCGGCCTCCGCGGGCGGCCTGTTCGTCCTGGGGACCGGATCGCTGTCCAGACTCGGCAGGGAACACGGAAGAGCCGCGCTCATGGCGTGGAACACCACGGGCACGGCCGTGCCCCAGGCCGTGGGCTGA
- the zwf gene encoding glucose-6-phosphate dehydrogenase, whose product MPPRGRHPSSTGHTATPTPASGNPLRDPADRRLPRIAGPSGLVIFGVTGDLSRKKLMPAVYDLANRGLLPPGFSLVGFARREWANEDFAQEVHDAVKEHARTPFREEVWQQLIQGMRFVQGTFDDDESFERLRDTIEELDKAQGTGGNFAFYLSVPPRSFPVVIQQLKKHGLADQKDGSWRRAVIEKPFGHDLKSAEELNAIVHEVFAPDQVFRIDHYLGKETVQNILALRFANTMFEPIWNRSFVDHVQITMAEDIGIGGRAGYYDGIGAARDVIQNHLLQLMALTAMEEPASFDADALAAEKTKVLGAVRLPKDLGRDTVRGQYAAGWQGGAKAVGYLEEEGIDASSKTDTYAAIKLGIDNRRWAGVPFYLRTGKRLGRRVTEIAVVFQRAPHSPFDTTATEELGSNAIVIRVQPDEGVTVRFGSKVPGTSMEIRDVSMDFAYGESFTESSPEAYERLILDVLLGDSNLFPRTEEVELSWKILDPIEEYWDINGRPAQYPAGTWGPVEADEMLERDGRSWRRP is encoded by the coding sequence ATGCCCCCCAGGGGCAGGCATCCCTCATCGACCGGTCATACCGCGACCCCCACACCTGCGAGCGGCAATCCGCTGCGTGACCCCGCCGACCGACGGCTCCCGCGTATCGCGGGGCCGTCGGGCCTGGTCATCTTCGGTGTGACGGGCGACCTGTCCCGCAAGAAGCTGATGCCGGCCGTGTACGACCTCGCCAACCGGGGCCTGCTGCCCCCGGGCTTCTCGCTGGTGGGGTTCGCCCGCCGGGAGTGGGCGAACGAGGACTTCGCCCAGGAGGTCCACGACGCGGTCAAGGAGCACGCCCGCACCCCCTTCCGCGAGGAGGTCTGGCAGCAGCTCATCCAGGGCATGCGCTTCGTGCAGGGCACCTTCGACGACGACGAGTCGTTCGAGCGGCTGCGCGACACGATCGAGGAGCTGGACAAGGCGCAGGGCACGGGCGGCAACTTCGCCTTCTACCTGTCGGTGCCGCCGCGTTCCTTCCCGGTGGTCATCCAGCAGCTCAAGAAGCACGGACTGGCCGACCAGAAGGACGGCTCCTGGCGCCGCGCGGTGATCGAGAAGCCGTTCGGGCACGACTTGAAGTCGGCCGAGGAACTGAACGCGATCGTCCACGAGGTCTTCGCCCCGGACCAGGTCTTCCGCATCGACCACTACCTGGGCAAGGAGACGGTCCAGAACATCCTGGCGCTGCGCTTCGCCAACACGATGTTCGAGCCGATATGGAACCGGTCGTTCGTCGACCACGTGCAGATCACCATGGCCGAGGACATCGGCATCGGCGGCCGGGCCGGCTACTACGACGGCATCGGCGCCGCCCGTGACGTCATCCAGAACCACCTCCTCCAGCTCATGGCGCTGACCGCGATGGAGGAGCCGGCCTCCTTCGACGCGGACGCGCTGGCCGCGGAGAAGACCAAGGTGCTCGGTGCCGTGCGGCTGCCGAAGGACCTGGGCCGGGACACCGTGCGCGGGCAGTACGCGGCCGGCTGGCAGGGCGGCGCGAAGGCGGTCGGGTACCTGGAGGAGGAGGGCATCGACGCCTCCTCGAAGACCGACACCTACGCGGCGATCAAGCTGGGCATCGACAACCGCCGCTGGGCGGGCGTCCCCTTCTACCTGCGCACCGGCAAGCGGCTGGGCCGCCGGGTCACCGAGATCGCGGTGGTGTTCCAGCGGGCGCCGCACTCCCCCTTCGACACGACGGCCACCGAGGAGCTGGGCTCCAACGCGATCGTCATCCGCGTCCAGCCGGACGAGGGCGTCACGGTCCGGTTCGGCTCCAAGGTGCCGGGCACGTCGATGGAGATCCGGGACGTGTCGATGGACTTCGCCTACGGCGAGTCGTTCACCGAGTCCAGCCCGGAGGCGTACGAGCGCCTGATCCTGGACGTCCTGCTCGGCGACTCCAACCTCTTCCCGCGCACGGAGGAGGTCGAGCTGTCCTGGAAGATCCTCGACCCGATCGAGGAGTACTGGGACATCAACGGCAGGCCGGCCCAGTACCCGGCCGGGACGTGGGGACCCGTCGAGGCGGACGAAATGCTCGAGCGAGACGGACGGAGCTGGCGCCGGCCATGA
- the pgi gene encoding glucose-6-phosphate isomerase gives MSDAPELTRRPEWTALEDHRAEAPLRPDLRELFDADPSRAERYVVRVGDLHIDYSKHLVTDETLAMLQELATATGVFGLRDAMFRGERINVTEDRAVLHTALRAPRDAVVEADGENVVPAVHAVLDRMADFADRVRSGEWTGHTGKRIRNVVNIGIGGSDLGPAMAYEALRAFTDRDLTVRFVSNIDGADLHEATRDLDPAETLFIVASKTFTTIETITNATSARAWLLDALKDDTSVAKHFVALSTDVEKVAGFGVDTANMFGFWDWVGGRYSFDSAIGLSLMIAIGPDAFRELLDGFRIVDDHFRTAPAEANAPLLMGLLGVWYGNFMDAQSQAVLPYSHYLSKFTAYLQQLDMESNGKSVTRDGQRVRWQTGPVVWGTPGTNGQHAYYQLIHQGTKLIPADFIGFAEPVAELDERLKAQHDLLMANFFAQTQALAFGKTPDEVRAEGGAEELVPHKTFRGNHPTTTILATELNPSVLGQLIALYEHKVFVQGAVWNIDSFDQWGVELGKVLAKRVEPALTTGADVPGLDPSTAALVAAYRELKEDH, from the coding sequence ATGTCTGACGCCCCCGAGCTCACCCGCCGCCCCGAGTGGACGGCCCTGGAGGACCACCGCGCCGAGGCTCCGCTCCGACCGGACCTGCGTGAGCTGTTCGACGCCGATCCCTCGCGCGCGGAACGCTACGTCGTGCGCGTCGGGGACCTGCACATCGACTACTCCAAGCACCTCGTCACCGACGAGACCCTGGCCATGCTCCAGGAACTGGCCACCGCGACCGGTGTCTTCGGCCTGCGTGATGCCATGTTCCGCGGTGAGCGGATCAACGTCACCGAGGACCGGGCCGTGCTGCACACCGCGCTGCGCGCCCCGCGGGACGCGGTGGTCGAGGCCGACGGGGAGAACGTCGTCCCGGCCGTGCACGCCGTCCTCGACAGGATGGCCGACTTCGCCGACCGGGTCCGCTCCGGCGAGTGGACGGGCCACACCGGCAAGCGCATCCGCAACGTCGTCAACATCGGCATCGGCGGCTCCGACCTCGGCCCCGCCATGGCCTACGAGGCGCTGCGCGCCTTCACCGACCGCGACCTGACCGTCCGCTTCGTCTCCAACATCGACGGCGCCGACCTGCACGAGGCCACCCGTGACCTCGACCCGGCCGAGACGCTGTTCATCGTTGCGTCCAAGACGTTCACCACGATCGAGACGATCACCAACGCCACCTCGGCCCGCGCCTGGCTGCTCGACGCACTCAAGGACGACACATCGGTCGCCAAGCACTTCGTGGCGCTGTCGACCGACGTCGAGAAGGTCGCCGGCTTCGGCGTCGACACGGCCAACATGTTCGGTTTCTGGGACTGGGTCGGCGGACGCTACTCCTTCGACTCCGCGATCGGTCTGTCCCTGATGATCGCCATCGGCCCGGACGCCTTCCGGGAGTTGCTCGACGGCTTCCGTATCGTCGACGACCACTTCCGCACGGCGCCCGCCGAGGCCAACGCCCCGCTGCTGATGGGCCTGCTCGGAGTCTGGTACGGCAACTTCATGGACGCCCAGTCGCAGGCCGTCCTGCCCTACTCCCACTACCTGTCGAAGTTCACCGCCTACCTCCAGCAATTGGACATGGAGTCCAACGGCAAGTCCGTCACCCGGGACGGGCAACGGGTGCGGTGGCAGACGGGTCCGGTGGTGTGGGGCACGCCCGGCACCAACGGGCAGCACGCCTACTACCAGTTGATCCACCAGGGGACGAAGCTGATCCCGGCGGACTTCATCGGCTTCGCCGAGCCCGTCGCCGAGCTGGACGAGCGGCTCAAGGCCCAGCACGACCTGCTGATGGCCAACTTCTTCGCCCAGACCCAGGCCCTGGCCTTCGGCAAGACCCCCGACGAGGTCCGCGCCGAAGGGGGTGCGGAGGAGCTGGTACCGCACAAGACCTTCCGAGGCAACCACCCCACCACCACGATCCTGGCGACTGAGCTGAACCCGTCGGTGCTGGGCCAGCTGATCGCGCTCTACGAGCACAAGGTGTTCGTGCAGGGCGCCGTGTGGAACATCGACTCCTTCGACCAGTGGGGCGTCGAACTCGGCAAGGTCCTCGCCAAGCGCGTCGAACCCGCCCTCACCACCGGCGCCGACGTCCCCGGCCTCGACCCGTCCACGGCCGCGCTGGTGGCCGCCTACCGCGAGCTGAAGGAAGATCACTGA
- a CDS encoding YbhB/YbcL family Raf kinase inhibitor-like protein, producing the protein MSTPYDLIATVPSFTVTSADFADGDVLPLAQASGIFGAGGEDVSPQLAWSGFPAETKSFVVTVYDPTAPTGSGFWHWAVADIPATVTELPAGAGDDPAEGLPEKAWQLANDAGLKRYLGAAPPAGHGEHVYYIAVHAVDVETLGLDRGATPAFLGFNLSGHTLARAVITARFSAS; encoded by the coding sequence ATGTCCACCCCCTACGACCTCATCGCGACGGTACCGTCGTTCACCGTCACCAGCGCCGACTTCGCCGACGGCGACGTCCTTCCCCTCGCCCAGGCCAGCGGCATCTTCGGAGCCGGCGGCGAGGACGTCTCCCCGCAGCTCGCCTGGTCCGGGTTCCCGGCGGAGACCAAGAGCTTCGTCGTCACCGTCTACGACCCCACCGCGCCGACGGGCAGCGGCTTCTGGCACTGGGCCGTCGCCGACATCCCGGCGACGGTGACCGAGCTGCCGGCCGGCGCCGGTGACGACCCGGCCGAGGGCCTGCCGGAGAAGGCGTGGCAGCTCGCCAACGACGCCGGGCTCAAGCGCTACCTGGGTGCCGCGCCGCCGGCCGGCCACGGCGAGCACGTCTACTACATCGCCGTGCACGCCGTGGACGTCGAGACCCTCGGACTGGACCGGGGCGCCACGCCGGCCTTCCTCGGCTTCAACCTCTCGGGCCACACCCTGGCCCGCGCCGTCATCACCGCGCGCTTCTCCGCGAGCTGA
- the gnd gene encoding phosphogluconate dehydrogenase (NAD(+)-dependent, decarboxylating) — protein sequence MELGLVGLGKMGGNMRERIRRAGHTVLGYDRNPDLADVHSLRELVDKLSGPRVVWVMVPAGGPTQSTIDELAELLEPGDVVVDGGNSRWTDDEKHAGELAAKGIGFVDCGVSGGVWGLENGYALMYGGDKENVAKVQPVFDALKPEGDFGSVHAGRVGAGHFAKMVHNGIEYAMMQAYAEGWELLEKVDSVTDVREVFRSWQEGTVIRSWLLDLAVNALDEDEHLDGLRGFAQDSGEGRWTVEAAIDDAVPLPAITASLFARFASRQEDSPQMKMIAALRNQFGGHAVEQAG from the coding sequence ATGGAACTGGGCCTTGTCGGCCTCGGCAAGATGGGCGGCAACATGCGCGAGCGGATTCGCCGCGCGGGTCACACCGTCCTCGGATACGACCGCAACCCGGACCTCGCCGATGTCCACAGCCTGCGGGAGCTTGTGGACAAGCTCAGCGGCCCCCGTGTGGTGTGGGTGATGGTCCCGGCGGGCGGGCCGACCCAGTCCACGATCGACGAGCTGGCCGAGCTGCTCGAGCCGGGCGACGTCGTCGTGGACGGCGGCAACTCCCGCTGGACGGACGACGAGAAGCACGCCGGCGAGCTGGCGGCCAAGGGCATAGGCTTCGTCGACTGCGGCGTCTCGGGCGGCGTCTGGGGCCTGGAGAACGGCTACGCGCTGATGTACGGCGGCGACAAGGAGAACGTCGCCAAGGTGCAGCCGGTGTTCGACGCACTCAAGCCGGAGGGCGACTTCGGCTCGGTGCACGCGGGCAGGGTCGGCGCGGGCCACTTCGCGAAGATGGTCCACAACGGCATCGAATACGCCATGATGCAGGCCTATGCCGAGGGCTGGGAGCTCCTGGAGAAGGTCGACTCGGTGACCGACGTCCGTGAGGTGTTCCGCTCCTGGCAGGAGGGCACCGTCATCCGCTCCTGGCTGCTCGACCTCGCGGTGAACGCCCTGGACGAGGACGAGCACCTGGACGGGCTCCGGGGTTTCGCACAGGACTCCGGTGAGGGACGCTGGACCGTGGAGGCCGCCATCGACGACGCGGTCCCGCTGCCGGCGATCACCGCCTCGCTGTTCGCGCGGTTCGCCTCCCGTCAGGAGGACTCGCCGCAGATGAAGATGATCGCGGCGCTGCGCAACCAGTTCGGCGGCCACGCCGTCGAACAGGCCGGGTGA
- a CDS encoding DUF2630 family protein has translation MKNPEILHRISEMADEERRLRDSFATRGFGGPAERSRLGELERELDQCWDLLRQRRAKTEFGQDPDEAHTRPQSVIEGYES, from the coding sequence ATGAAGAACCCCGAGATCCTGCACCGGATCAGCGAAATGGCGGACGAGGAGCGCAGGCTGCGCGACTCCTTCGCCACCCGCGGCTTCGGAGGACCGGCAGAGCGGAGCCGACTGGGCGAGCTGGAGCGCGAGTTGGACCAGTGCTGGGACCTGCTGCGGCAGCGCAGGGCCAAGACGGAGTTCGGGCAGGACCCCGACGAGGCCCACACCCGGCCCCAGTCCGTGATCGAGGGATACGAGTCCTGA